Genomic window (Citricoccus sp. SGAir0253):
ATTCATCGGCATCCTGGGCGCGGCCGTGCTCGTCTCGCTGGGCGCGGGGGCGTTCCTGCCCCCGGAGGTCATCCCGTACTTCGGGCTGATCCCGCTGGCTCTGGGACTGTGGGCCGCGTGGAAGGCCTGGCGCCAGGGCGGCGACGATGACGATGACGAGGCCAAGATCGAGGGCAAGAAGGTTGCCGCCTGGACGGTGGCCGGGGTGACCTTTGCCAACGGCGGGGACAATATCGGCGTCTACGTCCCGGTCTTCCTCAGCGTCGGCCCGGGCGCGGTCGTGGCCTACTGCATCGTGTTCCTCGCGCTGGTCGCGGTGCTGGTGGGTCTGGCCAAGTTCGTCGCCACCCGCCGGCCCGTCGCCGAGGTGCTGGAGCGCTGGGAGCACATCCTGTTCCCGATCGTGCTGA
Coding sequences:
- a CDS encoding cadmium resistance transporter, which codes for MILSSVLQAIGLFLVTNIDDIIVLSLFFGRGAGQRGTTARILAGQYLGFIGILGAAVLVSLGAGAFLPPEVIPYFGLIPLALGLWAAWKAWRQGGDDDDDEAKIEGKKVAAWTVAGVTFANGGDNIGVYVPVFLSVGPGAVVAYCIVFLALVAVLVGLAKFVATRRPVAEVLERWEHILFPIVLIGLGVFILVGGGAFGL